The genomic stretch NNNNNNNNNNNNNNNNNNNNNNNNNNNNNNNNNNNNNNNNNNNNNNNNNNNNNNAAGGCGCTACAGCGCGTGTGCTagggaaagtggaggacgtgtgtcccccacttgcataaCGTGTCAAGTACTCGCAGACTTTTGGTCCCACAAGTCAATGACGGGACAGAGTTCGCgccttcccgatacagtgatcatggctatcatcagcaatgacgtcattaTGTAGAAAACTGCGGTTGCAAATATTTTGAAGGTTGTCGACGAGAGGAGTATCAATGataatttcgggagcctttgatcaaatacaagtttttgttcaaatgctcgggggctactttttaaaGAGGTTTGGTAACGGAGTTGAGGCAGAAGGATAAACACTAGTCTACAGCTGTCATAAAAAACAACGTCATTAAGAGAGAACTTCGAGCAGTTTTATCAAGAATATCGACAAGGAAGTTTCGAGCATGACAAtaaagaaaaggcgagagcctatgaccaaatacaagcatttgttcatatgctcgggagctactcccatcgggagcgctagtcgcgcacccgataaagagggAAGAATTAGAAGAAATGACAATATAACGACAAAGGTGCTAAAaatgtgagcctacaaccaagtacaagcacttggttttgtagcctcgggggctactcccatcgggaacgttgttcgcgtgcccgatgaaattcaagaagtcatggtgagcatattccgagttataaaataactcttcatatactcccatcgggaggacaagataacaatatacaagtcatccgttgactcgaataaatgtgctatttcaGCAgctgaaaaaggcactcgacaatatattctcggagcgcctcgtcgcgaattaatctcttaatgtcgcaatactttgcgaaggtaagtccccaggatctgtCTCGCGCGGCGTagcaccgcctctcgacggcgttttgctactttttccgtatcaacagatacgaggaaaaatcctaacggacgcgttaggtacccgataaaacataactcgaattcggcatctggtaagaccttaagcgacacatgtcgaattacgtcagtatcccgagatcatgtccagggacgtgatcttaaagtaggtttttgcggattgccacaagagcagttaactggtacctgatccgacagatgaaccagccccattaccgttatccctgtacaacataCGATTACTTCATAAAGGTTGTTTATTGATTCGAAGAAACCATATGGtaattgtaaagatggagattttccatgattcttCGATTCgaggcaaaatctcggggctactgacataggcatccctaatgggcctgccgaagaaggtacccggggtttatcgaaggcccacgacccgaagattatgaagcccggaagcccggtTATGAAATAGTTgggaaatatagagttgtattaggaataatgacttgtaactattacgggacgaactcaaagagtttcccgaactttgtaacttgtgtattacgaaaccctcggctccgcctcctatatagtggggagtcgagggataaagagaggatcgatttcattgtcaacacaaccctcgttttctagtagtcgagtacttttccggctgaaaccttcgagatgtacttgccctctacttccagcaaaaccctagtctacaacttgtagacattgacaagttaatcccttgtcattgCCGAAATAGTATCGACCAATCAAAGTTCtactcaacaacaacaaaaatcacTAGAGCATTCTTGTCTACCCATAGCTTATCCCTTTTTTGAGAACACGAGTACAACgcggacgctcacaaacacgcacgtacaaacacccctatgaacgcacgcacgcacaccctacccctatgggcaccttcgagggactgagccggcatatcttgaggttgacgaagtcaccactggcgcctcgctgttcacgggcacgtcacctaccactgaaagcatagcgccggttaaatcctgaaataaatccaggtaaatgcaaacacccatgtcaaatctaggacttgaacctgggtgggctggttccaccataatggacctaaccaccagagccaaacTCTGTAACTCTGTTTGCCATAGCTTATCCTCTTTGATTGACAGTGCAACACATCTACACTTAATAAGGGCCAATACTCATTATCTTACACTATAAATATCTGACATAAGAAAAATGTTGTCAGTGTTGGAACGTATCATCTGGAGGACCGATGTGACAACTCGAACAGAAAGATTATTACACCATGACCACCACCAAGCTCCACTCAAAGAATCGTCCGGGATGGGAGGACAACATAATCCCCCGAAATAAAAATTGCAAATAACCTTTCAGAGATCGGTTCAAAGTATTATAATACATAATAAATAGTGTCGCCTTACAAACACAAATCATAAAATGCCCCAAGAAAAATGATTCCAAAAGCACTGCATGTCAGGAGTTCATCTTATCGTTCCACATTCAGCAAACAAAACAGGTATGGAGGCCACACATAAATATTATCAACATCAAAAGTCAAGTCAACGCATGATTGGCGACTGTGAAGGCTCACGACTTCACACAGTTGCTCCAATAAATTTTCAAGTTTGGAACGTCAAGTCGCTCGGGATAGAAGTAACTCCTGTTActagttccaaaaaaaaaaaaaaaaaacttacgcCGCCCttcccttttctttcttttctgatGATGATTTCAAAACAACAACACAAGCCATCGATCATACTACTGCAAGAGAAGCTAGCTTCAAGATCTTTTTTCTCTCGCATCCGATCCAAACTAATCTTGGTGCCGATGAACACCGTGCGCACACTTAATTGCGTGCTCGTCCGCCAGTGCGTGCGTGAACAAGGCGGGgacagcgggatctcggagagccAGGCATCAACCCAGAGAGCAGCACCAGCTGCTGCCAGTGAGGTCCGGCCAGAGCAGAGCGGCGACGAGGCACCACAGCTGTCGGAGTGCAGACGATGAAGGAGCTTGAGGTTCTGCGTGTACAGGCACCGGATCCCCAGGCCGCCCTCATCTTTGGACCGACACGCCTTCGTTCAGTTTGGGTGGGCGGTGACCAGTTTTGTCCCCAACACCGCGAAACGTGCTACTGGTTCTTGTCTGTTCCTAAAATTGATAGAAATGCATGGTCAGTAAGTATTCTTCATTGAGCAAGAACCTGGCGCGCGGGCAAGCAAAATCACTAATATCAGATATATCGTCTGAACCACTCCATGTGAAAGAAGCTATGCACCAGCTGGAGAACACATTCGGAAGTAGCTAATGTAACCTCCGGGAAGAAATTAGATGCATCTCTGCTCAACAAGGGCACGCTACATTCTCCAGAATAGAAACCACTCGCCATGACAAGACCAATCCAGGCATCCATCGATCCATACGGGCTGGAATGCAGAGTAAATAAAAATCAGTGTGATCCTCTCCTTCGTAGCTAACTAACCAAAGAACTCGTGCAGATCAAGCATCGTGCACATCGTCTTCATGATCACGGCAGTGCGGTCCTCTTGGAGTTGGTGCTCTTCCTTTGTGCTCGTGATGCACACCAGGAACACCTCGGCTCCTCCAAGTAAATGGGATTGTTAGCCAAAATAAAGATGAAAAGTGTATTGAATCTTGTCGAGGCTGATATTGCAGAAGTCCGGATGAGGCAACCACATGCAACGGATACTCAATTCATGGATAACCCTTTCCACTGTCCTGTAAACAATTATTCAGTCACTAAACCAGCTCTTCGAAACACAATATGGCCATCAGAACCTAGCATATTCTTGTGTCATCCTGAAACCTGTTATTCTGCTAGTTGCCACATTTACATTCTGCTTAGTGGATAAAGGAAAAGATGCCTGTTCAGGCTGAACCCACTTATTTTTCATGTGCTTATTATTCGAAGTTATTAAGGGTGGGTGCTGTTCATGGTGCATCCTCAAAACATTCTGAAAAACCCAAAACGTCTACGCAGATTAGTTTCCTATGTATGATCTGTTCCTTGTGTTTGAAGGGTTCCTGATTATTCCCCTACTGAACTGAATTTCCGTTTGGGTGCGCGATGACCAGTTTATACTGATTATTCTTCACATACCCTATGAGGATGAGGATGGCATCAATAAAGAAATAGCCGCAACGTTGGAGGCCTTCTTGCGTCCCAACGAGGATGACGATGGCTCTTTTATTAGCAAGATCACTAATTTGGATGCACAGTTGATAACTGCAAGAGACCATATCCTGAGGATAAGTCCATGACTCTGAGGTCTGCGAGTGTGCCTAGTACAGAAAGAGAAACCTGATGATGAGTTGGTGATAACTTTATAAGTGGAAGCTCCATTCCCCTGCAGAACTGAATTCAGTTTGGGTGGGCGGTGACCAGTTTATACTGATTCTTCACATACTTAGCTATGCACCGGGCTGGGGAAGACCAGTACGCCACATCCGGAAGTAGCTAATGTAACCTCCGGGAAGAAATTAGATGCATCTCTGCTCAACAAGGGCAGGCTACATTCTCAAGAATAGAAACCACGTTCGCCATGACGGGACCAATCCAGGCATCCATCGATCCATACGGGCTGGAATGCAGAGTGAATAAAAATCAGTGTGATGCTAGCTCTCCTTCGTAGCTAAGTAACCGTAGAACTCCATGGTTATTCTAACACGCATAGCACTCACGGCGCCTTGCCTATATAAACAGCCTTGCACGTCCGCCTAAACGATATCACCAGTTCATCACCACCCCTGCAAAGCCAAGAAACAAGAGCACATGGCTACCATGGCCGAGCGCCTCGCCCTCGCCTTTCTGCTTGCGGCCGCCGCCGCTCTGGCGGCATCGGCGGTGGACACCAAGCTGACCCTGCAGAACCTCTGCCCGTTCCCCGTGACCCCGCTGGTCACCCCCAACGGGAACTTCTCCTCCATCTCCGACAACACCGTCGAGCTCGACCCCAACGGGGGGCTGGTCTCCTTCCCCTTCCCGGACACCTTCTGGGCTGGCAGCGTGGTGGCGCGCACCTTCTGCAGGACGCCGACCAGCTGCGACACGGGCTCGTCGCCGCCGAGGACGGTGGTCCAGCTGGCCGTGCACTCCACCGAGGACCTGGCGACGTACAGCGTGAGCCTCGAGGACGGCTTCAACCTGGCGACGGTGGTCACCCCCCTGTTCAGCGCCGGCGGGCAGTGCCCGGCGCTGGGCTGCCCTCTGAACCTCACCAACGGGTGCCCCATGGATCAGGTCAAAATCGACGACTGCGGCGTCATGGTGGCGTGCAAGGGGGACCCCGGGTACTTCAAGCGGCGGTGCCCGCTGACGCGGGTGAACGGTTCCGACCGTGAGCCACTGCCACAGAGCTGCATCGCGCCCCGCGAGCTCAAGGTCGTCTTCTGCCAGAAGGAGCTCGCCCATCTGACCATGGTCGGTGCCGCCTCCGCCCAGACGGAGCTCGCCCATCTGACCATGGTCGGTGCCGCCTCCGCCCAGACAGAGCACCTGTAATTTCATGATAAATAAGCAGCTGCTCAGAATTCAACTTACTGTAAAGAGAAACAGATTGATGCGCCAATCGGGCTCTATCATACTGTAAATCTTCGAAAGTGAGCATATTACATTGTAACTGGCCTGTCGATATAAGGCAGCCCACGCACAAATGAAATGATGATAGTGATCGAAGTCCCATTCTTTGCAAATATAAAATTGAATTCCTTCAGCAAATGAATGCATGTGAAGATAATAAGGAGGAATGAACAACACACGCTGGATTACCAAAAAAGTTACCAATTCGAACCAAGATATCATCAGCCATGCAACGTCAACACTTATCAAAAAGTTTCCGACCATTGGTAAGCCTCTTTTCTGAAACTGTATGTCGTACTGGTGTGCAGCTTGTTCACGAGTGAAGAGAAGCAATGGGACTGGGATCGATGTTCGTAATGTTGACAGATGTGCTTGTTGTTCATTAGATTTTGGTTGGCATGTATGGATGCCTGAAAGGCTGAACATGCTATAATTAATGACGAATACTTCCAATGAGCTCCCACAATTAATGATGAATAGATTGGAAGATGACAGAAGAGACAGAATGCTTTTGGAAGATGACACAATTATTTGACTGTTGTAGCTAACTTACCTTCCGGTGCTCTTGGGTCATCCCTTTTCCAATTCATTTTGTATGTCATTTATCGGAAAAATATTTGCTGGGAACGGGccgcacattgcctcttttagggCCCCTCTTTAGATTGTGACACGTCGCCTTCCGCACGCATCTTAAAGCTGCCTAGAATCCCCTCATCAGTAGATACGTATCTGTGCTGTACCTGGACGTATCGGTCGgaggaaaggaaaaaaaggatGATACGTACGTTCTATCCGTAGGCCTTCATATTAGCCGGACAATCTGGAAGATCTCATTACTTGCAACGAACGGAAATAGATAACGAAAATAGattgctattgtagagaaagacgGAACCAGGTGAATAGCGAAACTACTTGCCGCCGAAGCTAGCTCCGCCGTCTGGCAATCTGACGTTGCCGCAGCTGTAGTGCT from Lolium rigidum isolate FL_2022 chromosome 4, APGP_CSIRO_Lrig_0.1, whole genome shotgun sequence encodes the following:
- the LOC124706178 gene encoding osmotin-like protein codes for the protein MATMAERLALAFLLAAAAALAASAVDTKLTLQNLCPFPVTPLVTPNGNFSSISDNTVELDPNGGLVSFPFPDTFWAGSVVARTFCRTPTSCDTGSSPPRTVVQLAVHSTEDLATYSVSLEDGFNLATVVTPLFSAGGQCPALGCPLNLTNGCPMDQVKIDDCGVMVACKGDPGYFKRRCPLTRVNGSDREPLPQSCIAPRELKVVFCQKELAHLTMVGAASAQTELAHLTMVGAASAQTEHL